TTGCTTGATGCTAATGCTCGACCGGGGATAGCTTATCAGATAACTGCTGAGATGAGTGTGCCTTTGGGTTTAACGGCTGCTTGTGGGGCTGCTTGTTTGACGTTGCTGGATTTGGATGTTGTGGTATGGCTACAGCCGAGTTTTGCAGATCAAGTGAGAGCTTGGTTGTTGTTCCATACTGGCTGTCGGTTCACGCAGTATCCAGAAGAAGCTGACTTTGCCTTAATTCAAGATTTGGCAGGGTTGACAGAATTATCTATTTTTAACTGTGGGACAGGAGAAAAACCGGAAGCCTCAACAACATTATTGGTACAGGTGGAAAGTTTTGAGATGGGACAACCTGTAATGTTGACGGGGCCAGGAATTTTAGACCAGCAAGCGACTTCTCCTACGCTTCCCCGTCACTTTTGGGATTTCTGGATGCAGAATCACCAAGCCTATCCACAAGGCATAGATGTATTTTTATTTACACAGTATGCAGTAATGGGACTACCACGCACCGCTAAACCAGAGGTGTACTATGACTCTTGATATTCGCATTGCTACCCGTGAGGATTGGTCTGTATTAAGTAAGCTTTATGCTGACATGGATGGTGAGCCATCTTTACCCAAAGATGACCTAGAAAAAATCTTCGTACAAATCGCACAAGTTCCTAATTATCACATCTATATTGCCTACTTAAATCAGCAACCTGTAGGTACTTTCAGCCTTCTTTATGCGCCAACAATGATGCACCGGGGATATCACAAATTTGCAGTTCTAGATTCAGTGACAGTTATATCTCAAATGCGCGGACAGGGAATAGGTAGTCAAATGGTGAAAGCTGCAATCAAACTCAGTGCTGAGGCTGGATGTTATAAAATCATGCTCTCTTCTAATTTAAAACGTAGCCGCGCCCATCAATTCTATCAATCACTAGGATTCGAGCAGCATGGCTGGAGCTTTAAATGCGTACTCCAACCAAGCCTGTAAAGCAAAAATTGCGGAGGATAAAAATATAAATATGGAAACCTAAAAACCCGATTAAAGCCTAACTTTCCTAATCAAAAATTACGAATTACGAATTAAAACTATGCCATACGTTGCAGTCAAAGGCGGTGAACAGGCAATTCAAAATGCAGAAGCACTTCTGCAAAGTAGACGCAGAGGTGATCCTGCAATTCCCGAATTGACCCTAGACCAGATTGAACAACAGCTTTCCCTAGCAGTAGAACGGGTGATGTGTGAAGGTAGCTTATACGATCGGGAATTAGCAGCCCTGGCTATTAAACAATCTTGGGGTGATTTAGTAGAAGCAATTTTCTTGTTACGAGCCTATCGAACAACACTACCCCGCTTCTACTATAGCCAGACATTAGATACCAGCAAAATGCAGATTCAGCGCCGCATTTCTGCGATTTTTAAAGATGTACCAGGAGGACAAAGGTTAGGAACTACTTTCGACTACATCCACCGCCTACTAGACTTTAAGTTAATAGCAGAAGGAGAAGTCCCAACAGCACCAGAAGCAGAAGCAATTACAGAATCAGTCCCGCGTGTAATTGACACTTTAGATCGTGAAGGCTTGATGCAAGCGGAAGAAGGGCAGGGGAGCAGGGGAGCAGGGGAACAGGGGGAGCAAGTAAATAATAATTCTCCGCTATCTCCCTCATCTCAACCATTTGATTTA
This window of the Nostoc sp. ATCC 53789 genome carries:
- the phnH gene encoding phosphonate C-P lyase system protein PhnH, which gives rise to MSNIVTYLPGFRDSIHDAQMTFRALLDANARPGIAYQITAEMSVPLGLTAACGAACLTLLDLDVVVWLQPSFADQVRAWLLFHTGCRFTQYPEEADFALIQDLAGLTELSIFNCGTGEKPEASTTLLVQVESFEMGQPVMLTGPGILDQQATSPTLPRHFWDFWMQNHQAYPQGIDVFLFTQYAVMGLPRTAKPEVYYDS
- a CDS encoding GNAT family N-acetyltransferase, with the protein product MTLDIRIATREDWSVLSKLYADMDGEPSLPKDDLEKIFVQIAQVPNYHIYIAYLNQQPVGTFSLLYAPTMMHRGYHKFAVLDSVTVISQMRGQGIGSQMVKAAIKLSAEAGCYKIMLSSNLKRSRAHQFYQSLGFEQHGWSFKCVLQPSL